Below is a window of Georgenia soli DNA.
GGCTGTCGATGGAGGAGGGTGTCGTCGCGATCCTCGAGGAGTACGGCTACGCGGGCCGGCGGGCCCCGGTGGTCATCCAGAGCTTCGAGACCTCCAACCTGCGCGAGCTCGACCGCATGATCAAGGTCGACCTCGCGCAGCTGGTCGACTGCTCCGGCGCGCCCTACGACCTCGTCGCCGCGGGTGACCCGCGCACCTACGCCGACCTCGTCACGCCGGCGGGCCTGAAGGAGATCTCCCGGTACGCCGACATCCTGGGCGCCTGCAAGGACCGCATGATCCCGCGGAACGCCGACGGCTCGCTCGCGGCGCCGACGACGCTGGTCGACGACGCCCACAAGGCCGGCCTCGAGGTCCACGGCTGGACCTTCCGGGCGGAGAACCAGTTCCTGCCGCTGGACTTCCGCTCGAGCGCCGACCCTGCCGCGCACGGCGACCTTGCCGGCGAGATCGAGCGCTTCCTCGAGCTGGGCATGGACGGGCTGTTCTCCGACCACCCGGACATCGCGGTCGCCGCCGCGTCGGCGTTCGAGCAGGAGCAGCACCCCGGCCGTCGCTGACCCGCGCCCCTGACCGGGCACAGTCGGCCCACGGCCTGCCGTCCCGCCGGTCGACGCCTCCTGGCGCCGACCGGCGGGTCCGTGTCCGAGTCTCGTGGTGAGGTACTCCCATGACGCCTACCTCACGGACGGTCCCCGACGACGTCGCCGCCTACCTCGACGCCGCCCCGGAGCCGTGGGCCGAGCTGCTCCGGGACGTCCTCGGCACCCTCGCCGCGGCGATGCCGGACGGCTACGAGCTCGGCATGCACTGGGGCATGCCCACCTGGGTGGTCCCGCTCGCCCGGTTCCCACGGACCTACAACGGCAAGCCGCTGGCGTACGTCAGCGTCGGGGCGCAGAAGAACCACGTCTCCGTGTACCTGATGGGCGTGTACTCGGTGCCCGAGGAGGTCGAGGCGTTCCGGGAGGCGTGGCGGGCCGGCACCGGCCGGGTCGACATGGGGAAGTCGTGCCTCCGGCTCAGGAAGCCCGCCGACGTCGACCACGAGCTCCTCGCACGCACGGTCGCCGGCATGTCCGTCGAACGGTTCCTGGAGACCTACGAGCGCGTCCAGGCGCGGTAGGGGACGCCGATCCGCGTGGGAAGGCCTGCCTTTCCTTCGTTGTGGACCGGACCGCCCCGCCCTACATTGACGATCATGAATGAGTTGCACGCGCTTCAGGACCAGACGTCCGGTGCCGCGACCCCGGACGCCGTTCCGGCCGGGTCGGTCGTTGGCGTGGAGGGCGACCGGCCCGCGCGACGCGAAGAGGAACGTCGACGGGGCGGTCTCGAGCAACGGCTCAACGCCCTGCGCGCCGGGGTGCTCGGGGCCAACGACGGGATCGTCTCCACGGCGGCCGTCGTGGTCGGCGTCGCGGGTGCCACCACGTCCACGGGAGCGATCGCCACGGCCGGTGTCGCGGCGGCCATCGGCGGCGCGGTGTCCATGGCGCTCGGCGAGTACGTCTCGGTCAGCAGCCAGCGGGACAGCGAGAAGAACATCATCGAGGAGGAGCGACGGGCCCTGGAGGCGGACCCGGCCGTGGGCCTGGAGTCGCTCGCGCGGCTGTACGAGGAACGCGGCCTGTCGCCGGAGACGTCGCGCACGGTGGCGCAGGAACTCTCGGCGCGCGACGCCCTCGACGCCCACCTACGGGCGCGGCACAACATCGACGCCACCGACGTCGCCAGCCCGTGGCACGCGGCGCTGGCCTCGTTCCTCGCCTTCGCCGGCGGCGCGCTCCTCCCGCTCCTGGCGATCCTGCTGCCCCCGCCGGAGCTGCGGGTACCGGTCACGTTCGTGGGCACGCTGGTCGGCCTCGCCCTCACCGGCGCGGTGGCGGCGGGCATCGGCGGCGGGTCACGGTCGCGTGCCGCGACGCGGGTGGTCGTCGGCGGCGGGCTGGCCCTCGCGGCGACCTACCTCATCGGGTTCCTGCTCGGCACGACCGGCATCGTCTGACCCAGGTCAGGCGACCCCGTAGCGGCTGACGCTGAACTGGAAGCCCTGCGGGTCGGCGAGCTCGGCGACGCGTGAGCCCTCCGCGTCGAACGGCTCCGTCGTCACCGACCCACCGAGCTCGAAGGCCCGGGCGGCGACGCCGTCCGGGTCGTCGACGGCGAACGTGACGGTCCAGCGGGGCGTCCCCTCGAACTCCTCGACCATCCATCCCACCGCGTCGGTGAACCCGGGCGGGGCACCGGCCTCCTCGTGGCGGGCCCGGGTCCCGGGATCCCGCTGCTCGAGGTGGTCCCCGTAGCCCGGGCGCCTCACCATCCACGTGCCGGGGACGAACTCGGTGGTCTCCCAGCCGAACACCGCGTTGTAGAACTCGGCCGCGGCGGCGATGTCTGGTGTGTGCAGCTCGTTGAAGTTCCAGGAGTTGGCCACGTTGACCACCTCGGCGCCCTCGTGCTCGCCGCCGGTCCACGCGCCGAAGACCGCGCCGGCCGGGTCCTCGAACCGGCTGCGGCGCCCGCCGCCGAACACCTCGTGCGCGGGCTCGCGCACCTGCCCGCCGGCGGCGAGCACCCGCCGCTCGATCTCCTCCAGGTCCGGCACGCGGACGTACATGGTCCAGCCGGGGTTGCCGATGTCGAGGGCGCCGACGCCCGCCACGTCCGCACCGGCGAGGCTTGCCACCCGGTACGGCCGGGGCGTCTCGTCGACGTCGCGGATCTGCCAGCCGAAAAGGTCTGCGTAGAACTCGCTCGCGGGCCCGGGGTCGGGGGTGAGCAGATCGATCCAGGCGGGTACGCCGTCGGGATAACGCGGGACGTCCGAAGAGGCGGAGGCCATGCCCCCACGGTAGGTCCGGGCGTGGTCAGCGCGCTATGTATCCGCCGATCACGCGCCGTCCTCACCGGCCGCCCTCACCCCCGTCAGGTGCCGATCACTCGCCACCACCCTTGCCGGGGGCGCCGTGCACCGGCACGCTGGGCCTCACCGTGCCTGGGGGGCGGAGGCTGCGATGGCGCAGATCGTGCTCGTCCATGACCATCCGGTGGTCCGGCTCGGCCTGCGCACCGTGCTCGCCGGGGAGCCGGACCTGGCCGTCGTGGGCGAGGCGACGTCGGCCCCTGGCGCCGTCCGTGCCGTCAGCAACCACCGTCCGGACCTGGTGGTGCTCGACGTCCGCCTCGAGGGCCGGCCGCTCGGGCCGGAGCTGTGCCGCACGCTCAAGACCGCCCCGGACGGGCCCGCGGTCCTGGTGCTCGCGGCCAGGGCTGCGGCCACGGAGATGACCGCTATGTACCTCGCGGGGGCCGACAGCTTCGTGGACCAGACCTCAACGACCGGCGAGATCGTGGCCAGCGTCCGCGCCACCCTCGGCGGCCGGCGCGTGTGGGCTCCCCACCCCCTGCCCGTGAACGGCGCGCACGGCCCGCCGGTGCCGCACCCCGACCCACCAGAGCACCTCACTCCGCGTGAGCGCGAGGTGCTCGGCCTGCTCCTGCAACGCCTGACGAACGCCGAGATCGCTGCCGAGCTGCACCTCGGCATGCCCACCGTGAAGACGCACGTGAGCGCCGTGCTGCGCAAGCTCGGCCTCACGCGGCGGCTCGATCTCTTCCACGACGAGTCCTGACCGGTCTCGCGGCCTGGCAGGTCTCGCGGCCACGCAGGCACGCAGGCACGCAGGCACGCAGCCACGCAGCCACGCGCCGAGAACGCCCTAAGTGCCCGTTCACGCCCACGGACGGGTAGTTAGGGCGTTCTCGGCACGGACGGGCGGGCGGGCGAGGCAGGGGCGCGCACGGGCGGGGACGCGCACGGGCAGGCACCGGCGGCGCCGGCGGACCGCGTGCACGGCCGGACGGTGGGTGCGCGGTTCCGGGGAGCGGCCGAGCGGTGGCCGCGCCGAGACCACCGCCCGGCCGGGTCGGTGCCCCTGCAGGGGTCAGTGCGGCCAGGGCTCGAGCACCGCGGCGCTCCCGCCGTGGAAGCGGGTCGGTTCGGCGGCGGCCAGCAGCCCGTCGTCGCCGAGGAACTGCACACCGTTGACGTTGCCGATCGGCTCGGCGGCCGGGGTCGGCAGCTTGTGCCCGTACGCCTTCAGCGCCTCCTGCGTCGCCACGGGCAGGGTCGCCTCGAAGTTGGTGTTCTCGCTGTTCCCGTTGCCCAGGCGTGGCGCCGCGATCGCGTCGGGCAGGTCCATGTCCAGGTCGACGAGGTTGACCGCCACCTGCAGCACCGTGGTGATGATGGTGGCCCCGCCCGGGGTCCCGTACGCGACGAACGGCTCGCCGTCAGGGCCGAACATGATCGTCGGGCTGATGCTGCTGCGCGGGCGCTTCCCGCCGTCGGGCGAGTTGGCCACGTTCGGGTCCGTGGCGAAGTCGGTCAGCTCGTTGTTGAGCAGGAAGCCGTACCCGTCGACGGCGATCCCGCTGCCGCCGATCTGCTCGATGGTGAAGGTGAGAGCGACGATGTTGCCCCACCGGTCCGTCGTCGTCAGGTGGGTGGTGGAACCGGTGCTCATGGGCGCCGAGGCGAGGACGACGCCGTCGTCCGCGGCGCCGTCCGGCGTGCCGGCGGGCAGGGGCTTCTTCGTGGCGGCGAACGGCTCGCGGATCAGCTCGCGGCGCTCGTCGGCGAAGTCCTGGGAGAGCAGGCCCTCGACGGGCACGTCGACGAAGTCGGGGTCGCCGAGGTACTTGCCGCGGTCGGCGAACGCGAGCGCCTCGGCCTCGATGAGCAGGTGCAGCACGTCGTTCTCCGGCAGCTCGGAGAGCTCGTAGCCCTCGAGGATGTTCAGCGCCTCCCCCACGGTGGTGCCGCCGGACGACGGCGGACCCATCCCGAACACGGTGTGGTCGCGGTAGTCGACCATCGTGGGGTCGCGCCACTTCGCCTCGTAGTCGTCGAGGTCGCCGAGCTCCATCAGCCCCGGCCTGACGTTGCGCTCGGCGCCCGCGACGACCGGCGGGTGCTGGACCGTGTCCACGATCGCCTCGGCGACCTCGCCCTCGTAGAACGCGTCCGCGCCGTCGCGACCGATGAGCTTGTACGTCCTGGCGAGGTCGGGGTTGCGGAAGATGCTCCCGACGGCGGGCACCTTGCCGTCGACGAGGAACGTCTCGCGGCTGGACGTGAAGTCCCGGAAGATCTCGAGGTTGTCGGTGGTGCGGTCCACGTACTCCTCGTCGACGACGAAGCCGCGCTCGGCCACCACGCGGGCCGGCTGCAGCAGCTTGTGGAGCGGCATGGTGCCGTACTCCTCGAGGGCCAGCTCCCAGCCGGCGACGACGCCGGGCACGCCCTGCGAGAGTCCGGAGACGCGCCGTTCGTCGAACGGGATCTCCTTGCCGTTCTCGAGGAAGACGTCGCGGGGCGTGGCCAGGGGCGCCGTCTCACGCGCGTCGATGGAGGTGACCTCGTCGTTCTCGGCGTCGTAGATGAGGAAGAACCCGCCACCGCCGATGCTGCCGTCGTAGGGCCGGGTCACGCCCAGCATGGCGGACGTGGCGATCGCGGCGTCGACGGCGTTGCCGCCCTTCTCGAGGATCTCCATGCCCGCGCGCGTGGCGTAGGGGTCGAGCGACGTCACCGCACCGCCGTAACCGGTGGCGGTGGCCTCCTTGCGAGGCGGGTGCGGTACCCCGTGGTTACCGTCGCGCTTCCCGTCCCCGCCCTCGGCCCCGGCGGGGCTCGCCCCGACGACGAGCGCCGCGACCAGCGCGAGAGCCATGGCCAGCAGCGCGAGGACCCGGCCTCGGCGCAGCACCGTTCCAGACATGTCCGCTCCCCTCGACGGCGCCGCCTCGTCAGCGCAGCGGCGGTGGGCCAGACGCTAGCCGCGGGCACCCACGCGGCGGATCAGTCTTCAGGGATGAGGTCGGCCTGCGACGGACGGGCACTGCTCACCGGTCTGTGGCACGTCTTCTGACCGGTGTGTCCCCACTTCTGGACGGACTATGCCGCTGCTGGCCGTTTCGCAACGGCTTGTAGTTCCACAGACCGTCCAGAAGTGCGTGACGGCACCGGACGAGTGATGTCCGGCAGCGCGCGGCAGCACCGGACGGATGGTCCCCCGGCGCGCCCCGGGTCCAGGGCCGGACAAGGCGCGGTCAGCGGATCGTGACGGTGCGGTCGAACCAGGTCAGCACCTTCTCCGACCCGAACGGCCACAGGCCCGCGAGCGCCCCGGCCGCCTCCTTCCCGAACGTCGGCACGCCCGGCAGGGTCGGGCCGGCGGAGACGGTGCGGGCAGGTGCGTCGTCGGGCAGGCCGGCGAGGCGGCGGGCCGCTGCGAGTCCGGCGTCGAGGTCGCCGAGCTCGTCGACGAGACCGATCTCCTGGGCGTCCTGCCCGCTCCAGATGCGGCCGCGCCCGATCTCGTCGACCCGTTCGCGGCTGAGGCGGCGCCCGGCGGACACGCGGCCGACGAACCGCTCGTAGACCTCGTCCATCATCTGCTCGGCCCACGCGCGCTCGTCGTCGGAGAAGGGGCGGTGCGGGCTGGCGAACAGGGCCCGGTCGCGCCCGACGGTCTCGGGGTTGAGGCCGTGCCGGTCGTCGAACTGGGTGAGGACGGGCTTGCCCACGACGACGCCGATGCTGCCGGTGAGCGTGTACGGGTCGGCGACCACGTGGTCGGCCTGGGCCAGGACGTAGTAGCCGCCGGAGCCGGCGACCTCCCCCATGACGGCGACGACCGGCTTGGCGCACCGGGCGACGGCGCGGCAGACGACGTCGGAGGCGAGGGCGGAGCCGCCGGGCGAGTCCACGTACAGCACGACCGCCTTCGTGTGCTCGTCCCGCTCGGCCTTGCGGAGGGCGGCGACGACGGACTCGGAGCCCGACATCGGTCCGGGGAGGAACGGCAGGGGCGGGGTGCGGCGGGAGTGCCCGGTGACGATGGGGCCGATGACGGGAACGACGGCGACGCCGTCGGCCTTCCGGCCCATCTTCCGCGCGGCGAGGTCCGGCATCATCAGCTCGACCGTGCGGCCCCAGTGCTGGTCGACGGGGGCGACGATCTCGTCGTCGTAGGCGATGCGGGTGATCAGACCGAGGTCGAGGAGCTGCTGCGCGTTGGTGAGCGGGGTGTCGAACAGGGCGTCGGGGTCGGCGCCGCGTGCCCGGGGGACGTCCGCCTGCCAGCTGCGCTCGGCGGAGGTGACGTAGGCGGTGAGCTGCTCGCGGTCGTACTCGTCCATGCGGTCCTGCGAGAACCGGGTCAGTGCGGACTTGTACTCGCGGATGCGCAGGTTCTCGAAGCTGATGCCGTGGCGGCCGAGGAAGGCGCCGTAGAAGACCTGCTCGGCGGCGAAGCCCGGCAGGGAGACCTCGGCCGACTCCGGGGCGACGACCTCGGTGAGAGGCGCCGTCGCCAGGAGGCTGCGCATGGAGACCTGGGGGACGTACCCGACCACACGCTTCTTCCGCGCCAGACGCCCGAGCGCGAGACCGATCGCGTGTGCGGTGGCGAGGCCGACCTTGAGGTCGCCGACGCGGACGAGGACGCCGCGGACCCAGTCAGCCTTCGCGAGGCGGTCCAGGCGGGCCGTGAGGGCCTCGAAGGACTCGGTGCGCTGCAGCAGCTCCTGGACGGGGGCGCTGCGGCGGTACGTCGGGTAGCTGCCGTGGAGGTCGAGCACGACCCAGTCGGGCGCACCGTCCCCGGTGCTGCCGCGGGCGAGGGTCAGGCGGAGCTTCTCCGGCAGAGGGGCCATGCTCCAGCGTAGCCAGGAGCTACGACACGCCGACGGCGATGAAGGTGTAGGACGCGTCGCCGCTCTCGCCCCGCCCCCACAGGTCCACCGCGAAGGGTCCGCCTGGCGGGACGGTGAGGACGAGGCGGCGGGCGCTGTCGTCGTGCTCCACGGTGAGCGCCTGGCGACCGTCATTCGCCCCAACCCCTGGTTCCGCAGCGGGGTCGCGTGCCACCGCCTCCCAGCGCCACCCGTCGAGAGGGGACGCCACCTCCAGCGCCACTTCCAGCTCCCCCGCGACGACGCCGACATCGACGGGGTGCTCCGGGGAGCCGTCCCAGCACATACCGACCGTGCTCCCCGAGATGCAGCCCGACCAGGGCACGAGCTCGAACGTGGAACGATCGTTGACCACCTCGATCACCGGCGGCACGAGCTCCTCCTCCGAGCCGCCGGGCGGCCAGGTGGCGCAGCCGCCGAGAAGCAGCACCAGGGGCGCGGCGGCGACTCGCAGGGACAGGGCCATGCGCTCAACGTAGAGCCTCCGGCCGTCGGCCCGGGGAGCCTCACGACCGCCGACCCGGGAAGCCTGCCGTCCTCGCTCCCTCTCACCCGGGCCGGGCGGGCTCCTGCACCAGCTTCATCGACACGAGTTCCGTGAACCCGGCGCGCCGGGCGAGGCGCACCTTCTGGCGCCGGTAGACCGTGAAGCCGAGCTTGGCGTAGAGGCCGAGGGCGGGTTCGTTGGTGTCCTTGATGTCCTCGAGCACGTACTCGCGGTAGCCCGGGAGAGCCAGCAGGTGACGCAGCAGTGCCGTCCCGACGCCGCGACCCTGGTGCCCCGGCTCGGTGGCGACGAACCCGATCTCGGCGAGGCCGGGCCGGGCGCCCGCGGAGGGGCGCATGAACCACCGGCGGATCACCACGAGGGCGAGCAGCCCGCGCGCCAGCCCGAGATGATGCCGAAGCTCCCGCCACCGCGGCGCGAACAGCGTCTCGTCGCCCTCGGTGAGCGAGGCGAGACCCGCGGGCTCACCGTCCACGAGCGCCACGTGGAACCGGTCCAGGAGCAGCATGTGCTCGAAGGCGTCGGCGAGCGTGCCGGTGTCGCGCGAGAACGCGACGAAGTCGTCCGCGAAGGCGCGCACGTACACCTCGGTGATGCGGCGGCGGTACGTCTCCCCGAGCTCGTCCCCGCGTCTGACCTCGACCATCGCCCTCGACCGCCCGTCCGTCCCGCCGTCCCGCCTGCCCGTCTGCCCGCCCCGCACCCGAGCGGCGACCATATCCACCGGCCCGGCGACCGCGACAGCCATTTCCACCCACCGCCGGCCTCTAGGGTGGGCGGCGTGGCTCTTGCCCCGGATGCGCTCCTGGCCGGTCCCCGCGGCCGCCGCCTGTGCCTCTCCCTGGCCGGGGCCGAGCACGGGGACGAGCAGGTCCGCCTCGCACTGCGTTCGGCGATCATGAGCGCCGCGTACGACCTCGATCCCGGCAAGGGCACGTCCCGGGTCATGCTCACCATGACAGCCGGCGGGCCGGCCGACCTTGCCGGGAGCTCCCCTGCCGACGTCGCTCGTCAGATCGACGAGCTACCGCCGCCCGACCTCGACGACCGCACGCTGCTCGCCGCACTCGCGCACGCTGTCGACTTCGCCCGCTACTGGCAGGAGCCCGACGGTGAGGACGTCCTCGCCTCGACCCCGCAGGTGCGCGCCGCGCTCTCACGCATCGCCCGCCAGGTCGCCGACGCCGCACCCGCGGCGTGGTGGACGACGCCGGTCGATCTCGCCGCGCAGTGGAGCGTGACGTTCGGGGACGGCCCGTCCGCGGGCTCGATCGCCGGCCGCCTCGCGCGGTGGCACGACGCGGCGGTGCGCGAGGAGGCCGTCGCCCGCCGGGAACGCCCGGCGGACCCTCGGGCCATGTGGAGCGGCTCGTGGTGGTCGATCCCGCCGGTCCGGCTGCTGCCCCGGTCGACCCGCCAACTCGAAGGTCTCGGACCCGCCGGCCTGTGGCTCGTGGAGGACGCCGGCGACTGGGACCACGCGACCGCGGTACCGGTGACGCCGCCCACCGACGCGGCCGTCTACGAGGTGGACGGCCCCGAGGCGTGGGCCGAGCTGTGCGCGCGGTACCCGTTGGAGGTCACGGCGTCACGGCGGCACGACTGGTACCGCGTGACAGGCAGGGACGGCAGGTGGGTGATCCCCGACTGGGCGCGGGCCGCCGAGGATCTCGACGGCGTCCATCTCACCGTGGCCGGTTACCTCACCACGGCCGGCCGGGCGATCGCCGTCGGGGAGGGGCTGAGCTCCGTGCTCGCGGGCTGGGACCCGGATCAGACCTACTGGTTCACCGACGTGGCCTCCGACAACTCGTCGTCGCAGGACTGGGTCCGCCGCGACGACGGGCGCTGGGCCCGCTCGCAGCCTCCCGGCTAGCGCTCGTCGGGCTCCTCGTCGTCGGAGCGTCGGGGTCTCGGGTCCCGCTCGATGTAAGCGACGCCGGAGTCCAGGTCGAGCGGACCGAACGGCGGCGCGCCGTCCCCGGGGCGCCGGACGTCCATCTCAAGGCGCTCACGCTCCTCGATGAGGTGGCGCAGCCCCGGCTCGAAGATCGCGAAGAACTCCGACATGCCCGCACCGTACGCGGGACGGGCCCGAAAGGGCAGCACTTTCGGGAGGCAGAGCAGCACTTCACAAACAGGTGGCACCGACCGCTCCGCGTCCGCAACGCTGTGCCATGGTCTCCGTCTCGGTCCAGGCCCTTCCCAAGGACGCCACCTCGTGGCTCGAGCTCGCCCGGGAGGTGGAGGCGCGCGGCTTCGCCGGTCTGACGACGGCGGACCATCCGGGAGCGGTCCCCGCGCCGTTCGTCGCGCTCGCCGCGGCCGGTGCCGTCACCTCGCGCATCGGGCTGGGCTCCTACGTCAGCAACGCCGGCGTGCGGGAGCCGCAGCACATCGCGGCCGACGTGGCGACGCTCGACGTCGTCTCCGGCGGCCGCGCCCGCCTCGGCCTCGGCGCCGGCCACACCCCGGCCGAGTGGCGGGCGGTCGGCCGGGAGCGGCCTGGGGTCGCTGCGCGCGTGGAGCGGTGCATGGCCGTGGTGCTCGCCGTGCAGGAGCTGCTCGCCGGCGAGGAGGTGAGCGTCGAGAGCCCGTACCTGTCCGTCCGAGGCGCGCGGCTCGAGTCGCCACGGCCGGTGCAGGACCGGATCCCGCTCACCGTCGGCACCTCGAACTCGCGGTTGCTGCGGTTCGCCGGCGAGCACGCGGACGTGGTCGGGCTCAGCGGCCTGGGACGCACCCTGCCGGACGGGCACATGCACGAGGTCCGCTGGACCACCGACGTCGTGGACCAGCAGGTCGCCCTCGTCGCCGGCGGTGCGGCAGGGCGTACGGCGCCGCCCGTGCTGGAGGCGCTGGTGCAGCTGGTGAGCGTGACCGACGACGCCGAGACGGCAGCCGCCGAGTTCGCCGCCCATGCCGGGGTCTCGCCGCGTGAGCTGCTGGCCGTGCCGTACGTGCTCGTCGGAACGGAGGACGAGATCGTCGACGCGGTCGCCGAGCACCACCGCCGGTGGGGCATCACCCGGTACGTGGTGCGCGCCGACGCCGTCGAGGCGATGACGCCGCTGCTCCCACGGCTCGCCACGATCGGCTGATCTCTACGAGACCTGCACGGCCCGCCAGAACCGGTCCACGAGCGCGTTCCACTCACGAGGGTGGGTGCCGTGATCCCGGAGAGGCGGTCCCCAGGTTCGTACGCGGTGGAGGCGTCGAGGTGCGCGAACACGTTCTCGGGCGCCTGCTCGTCAGGAAGAGGCTGCCGCCCGAGTACCCGGCGACGTGCGCCTGCGGGATGCCGAGCGCGCGGAGCAGGGCCGCGGCGTCGTCGGCCGTCGCGGCGACCGTCACCGGCTCGTCGGGCATGGGGGTGCGACCCCGTTGCGCCGACGGTTGACAGGTTAGGGCGGGCGGGGATGCGTGTCACCGTCGACAAAGGTGAGTCGCTCCATCCGGATGTCAGTGGTCGGGGTGACGATGGAACGGTCAGCAGAGGTACCGCACGAGAGGAGCTGCCATGGCCGTCGCCACCATCGCCGAGGTCGAGCCGGACGTCGACATCTACGCCGACTGCGTCAAGGTCTGGTGCACCGACTGTGACGGGCCCGCCCAGCTGATGGACGGGTTCTGCGACAGCTGCGGCGCACGGGATCACGACCACCTCGTCTGACCGAAACCACCGGCACGACCGCGCGCTCGCTGCCAGACTCTCGTCGTGGGAGCGAATCTGTGGGACAGCCTCACGCTCGGTCCCTCGCGGCGGCGTCGCCGCATGCATCGGCAGCTGCGTGCGCTCGACCGGTCTGACCGCCGCGACGGCGTCGGCGCCGGCAGCCTCTACGGCTCCTACACGCCCGGTGACCCGTACCTGTCGGCCGCCTCGTACTCCGGCGCCCCACACCCCAGCGGCCCGTACTCACCGACATCGCCGTACGTCTCCGGCGGCCCGTACCCGCCGGCACCCTCGTTCCCGTCGGACCGTCCCTGGGCCGGCGCCTCGCCGTACCCGTCCGATCCGGTTCCCGAGCTGCGCCCCCGACGGCGTGGTTCTCTCGTCGTCGCCGCCTTCGCCGTTCTCGCCGCGGGTGCCGGCGCGATGGTGCTCGTGGCGCCCGGCGGCGAGCGACTCGCCGCCGCACCGGCCGTCACGCCCGGCACCGGCTCCTTCGCGTTCATGCAGGAGCAGCACGGCGAGCCGGTCACCTACAACCCGTGCGAGCCGATCCGCTACGTCGTCAACGACGAGCTCGCCCCCGACGGCGGCACGGCGCTGCTGACCGAGGCCGTGGGGACCGTCTCGGACGCCACCGGACTGGTCTTCGAGAGCCTCGGCCGCACCGACGAGAGACCGGACCCCGACCGGCCCGCCCGCGACGTCCTCCGCTACGGCTCCGCCCCCTCCCCCGTGCTCATCGCCTGGGCCACCCCCGAGCAGGTGCCCGAGCTGGCCGGGAGCGTCGTCGGTATCGGCGGCAGCGTCGCCGAGGGCGTCGGCGGGAGCGCGATGCGCTACGTCAGCGGCATCGTCTACCTGGACGCCGCCGAGTTCTCCGGGATCCTCCGGCGCGCCGACGGCCAGGCCCAGGTCCGCGCGATCATGGTCCACGAGCTCGGGCACCTCGTCGGCCTCGACCACGTCGACGACCCGAACGAGCTGATGTACGCGGAGAACGTCGGGACCACCCAGCTGGGCCCCGGCGACCGTCAGGGCCTCGCCGCCCTCGGCTCGGGCCGCTGCACCTGAGGCAGCGGGCAGACGGGGCCTCTCAGGCCATGGTGGGCCAGAGGACCTCCGACGCCGCCTCATCGGCGTCACGCAGGACCCGCAGCACGTTCTCGCCCGCGAGCGCCGCGAGGTCGGAGCGGGACCAGCCCCGCTCGGCGAGGGCCTCGAACAGGCGCGGGTAGCCGGAGACGTCCTCGAGCCCCTCGGGGAGCCGGTCGACACCGTCGTAGTCGCCGCCGAGGCCGATGTGCTCGATCCCGGCAACCTCGCGGGCGTGCTCGAGGTGGGCGACGACCTCGTCGATGCCGACCCGGGGCCGCGGGTGCCCGGACTCCCACTCGGCGAGCCGCTGCCGCCAGGCGTTCTCCGGGTCGAGCCGGACGTTCTCCTCCGTCACCACCGCGGCGTCCTCGCCCGGACGCGGCGCCCGGGGCCAGTGCCAGTCACCGCCGTCGAGCGCCGCCCTCGCCTCGGCGTCCCAGGCGGCCGCCGCGGACGAGACGAACTTCGGCACGAACGTCACCTGGAGGACGCCCCCGTTCGCGGCGAGTTTCTCGAGCACGGCGTCGGAGGCGTTGCGGGGGTGGTCGCACACGGCGCGGCAGGAGGAGTGCGAGAAGATCACCGGCGCGCTGGTGAGGGCGAGCGCGTCGAGCT
It encodes the following:
- a CDS encoding GNAT family N-acetyltransferase, which translates into the protein MVEVRRGDELGETYRRRITEVYVRAFADDFVAFSRDTGTLADAFEHMLLLDRFHVALVDGEPAGLASLTEGDETLFAPRWRELRHHLGLARGLLALVVIRRWFMRPSAGARPGLAEIGFVATEPGHQGRGVGTALLRHLLALPGYREYVLEDIKDTNEPALGLYAKLGFTVYRRQKVRLARRAGFTELVSMKLVQEPARPG
- a CDS encoding DUF6191 domain-containing protein translates to MSEFFAIFEPGLRHLIEERERLEMDVRRPGDGAPPFGPLDLDSGVAYIERDPRPRRSDDEEPDER
- a CDS encoding LLM class flavin-dependent oxidoreductase, translated to MVSVSVQALPKDATSWLELAREVEARGFAGLTTADHPGAVPAPFVALAAAGAVTSRIGLGSYVSNAGVREPQHIAADVATLDVVSGGRARLGLGAGHTPAEWRAVGRERPGVAARVERCMAVVLAVQELLAGEEVSVESPYLSVRGARLESPRPVQDRIPLTVGTSNSRLLRFAGEHADVVGLSGLGRTLPDGHMHEVRWTTDVVDQQVALVAGGAAGRTAPPVLEALVQLVSVTDDAETAAAEFAAHAGVSPRELLAVPYVLVGTEDEIVDAVAEHHRRWGITRYVVRADAVEAMTPLLPRLATIG
- a CDS encoding matrixin family metalloprotease codes for the protein MGANLWDSLTLGPSRRRRRMHRQLRALDRSDRRDGVGAGSLYGSYTPGDPYLSAASYSGAPHPSGPYSPTSPYVSGGPYPPAPSFPSDRPWAGASPYPSDPVPELRPRRRGSLVVAAFAVLAAGAGAMVLVAPGGERLAAAPAVTPGTGSFAFMQEQHGEPVTYNPCEPIRYVVNDELAPDGGTALLTEAVGTVSDATGLVFESLGRTDERPDPDRPARDVLRYGSAPSPVLIAWATPEQVPELAGSVVGIGGSVAEGVGGSAMRYVSGIVYLDAAEFSGILRRADGQAQVRAIMVHELGHLVGLDHVDDPNELMYAENVGTTQLGPGDRQGLAALGSGRCT
- a CDS encoding dipeptidase; this translates as MTDTARLVEDVLTTTPLVDGHNDLPYALRTVAGYSVEGLDGPRDGLHTDIPRLRAGRVGAQFWSVFVPSTLRGADAVLGTLEQIDAAHRLIARYPDTFELVCTADGVRSAFARGRIASLLGAEGGHSIGESLGALRAFARLGVRYMTLTHNDNVSWADSATDAPAAGGLTEVGRAVVAEMNRIGMLVDLSHTAESTQLDALALTSAPVIFSHSSCRAVCDHPRNASDAVLEKLAANGGVLQVTFVPKFVSSAAAAWDAEARAALDGGDWHWPRAPRPGEDAAVVTEENVRLDPENAWRQRLAEWESGHPRPRVGIDEVVAHLEHAREVAGIEHIGLGGDYDGVDRLPEGLEDVSGYPRLFEALAERGWSRSDLAALAGENVLRVLRDADEAASEVLWPTMA